A window of Sphingobacterium sp. SRCM116780 contains these coding sequences:
- a CDS encoding RagB/SusD family nutrient uptake outer membrane protein, whose product MKKIILYSLGMLTLTGCSKWLDKEPIGILTEEQVQGDPTEGTVMTGINNAYRPLAYTLNIFGNWDWNGGLVVRPDFILEDFASGDANKKWSPDGDQAWMDDVANFNFTAENGAFAGIWKYDYEGIARCNMAIFQLTDPAILKKLNFNEEKRMQLLGESSFLRAFFYFDLVKYFGDVPMVLKPLSSFNEAYEVAVRVPKKDVYEQIKTDLQVAITGIPTTKYSHTTDKWRVSKGAAIALMAKVALFNEDWQGVINQVGALDQLGFYSLNTRYFDAFDESKAYNENENIFIYDHQNGQQPLHGNGLTALMGWGFYAPSTNFLSEFETNDPRKELTVNVTDQAIYKLLGAQNTVFKGNDDSPVNKIFIRYSDVLLWKAEALIRTNQLSAGVTIINQIRQRARAGQAGVLPDRNVNTTDANQAMQWLQHERRVELGLECHRMSDLRRWNIAKQTLNALGKPYADKHNLYPIPQAEVDKTAGKIVQNTGY is encoded by the coding sequence ATGAAAAAGATTATTCTATATAGTTTGGGAATGTTGACATTAACAGGCTGTTCTAAATGGCTTGATAAGGAGCCTATTGGTATTCTCACAGAAGAACAGGTACAAGGAGATCCGACTGAAGGTACGGTGATGACAGGTATCAATAATGCTTATAGACCTTTAGCTTATACATTGAATATTTTTGGAAACTGGGATTGGAACGGAGGTTTGGTTGTTCGTCCTGATTTTATCCTCGAAGATTTTGCTTCTGGTGATGCGAACAAAAAATGGTCGCCAGATGGAGATCAGGCTTGGATGGATGATGTGGCCAATTTTAATTTTACGGCTGAGAACGGTGCATTTGCAGGGATCTGGAAGTATGACTATGAGGGTATCGCCAGGTGTAATATGGCAATCTTTCAACTGACGGACCCAGCGATCTTAAAGAAACTTAACTTCAATGAAGAAAAAAGGATGCAATTACTTGGAGAAAGTTCTTTTTTAAGAGCATTTTTCTATTTTGACTTGGTTAAGTATTTTGGCGATGTACCCATGGTGTTGAAACCATTGAGTAGTTTTAATGAAGCCTATGAGGTGGCTGTTCGGGTTCCTAAAAAGGATGTTTATGAACAGATCAAGACCGACCTACAAGTAGCGATAACAGGTATACCTACTACTAAGTACAGCCACACAACCGACAAATGGCGTGTATCCAAAGGTGCAGCTATAGCCTTAATGGCTAAGGTTGCTTTGTTTAATGAAGATTGGCAAGGAGTAATCAATCAAGTGGGTGCGTTAGATCAACTTGGATTCTACAGTTTAAATACTCGTTATTTTGATGCTTTTGATGAAAGTAAGGCCTACAATGAAAATGAGAATATTTTTATTTATGATCACCAAAATGGACAACAACCTTTGCATGGTAATGGATTGACAGCATTGATGGGTTGGGGATTTTATGCTCCTTCTACAAATTTCTTGTCTGAATTCGAAACGAATGATCCAAGAAAAGAATTGACGGTAAATGTGACGGATCAGGCGATCTATAAATTATTAGGTGCACAAAATACCGTATTTAAAGGAAATGATGACTCACCAGTAAACAAGATTTTTATTCGTTATTCGGATGTGTTATTATGGAAAGCTGAAGCTTTAATTCGTACTAACCAATTAAGTGCAGGGGTTACAATAATTAATCAAATAAGACAGCGTGCTAGAGCAGGACAAGCTGGCGTGCTGCCCGATAGAAATGTCAACACTACAGATGCCAATCAGGCTATGCAATGGTTGCAACACGAACGTCGAGTGGAATTAGGGCTGGAATGTCATCGAATGAGTGACTTACGTCGATGGAACATTGCAAAACAGACGTTGAATGCATTGGGTAAACCTTATGCGGATAAACATAACTTGTATCCAATACCACAAGCTGAAGTAGATAAGACCGCAGGTAAAATAGTACAAAACACTGGATATTAA
- a CDS encoding SusC/RagA family TonB-linked outer membrane protein: protein MIKSQFSNPLGTVSKLIVCGILSIALPYAGRAKTKSIDATTSVQQTYTGKVLDDTGRALLGASVRNLTSNLMTATDPGGIFSIQGKPNDVLEITFTGFDKQQITLSSNTAITVTLTSHSLQVDEVVVVGYNSLKKSNINGAISRVDMSIADKRRVQDISQLLQGQATGINVTQSTGQPGDDIDIRVRGVGTLGNNSPLFIVDGIPTTNFSFINPADVASISVLKDASAASIYGSRAAAGVIIVTTKKGTAGKTKFDVNLYSGIQQVTNLPVMMNTEQYLNTVEKAWNNSNSTGTNPYTLQKGRTDLANTNWMNELFENGHTQSFQLSASGGNEKVTYMFSSGYFNQDGILRFDNDRYKRLEFRSNVTAKLTDRIQIKSNILLNHQDKFVVSSKGDVPGIIRHAFLRPPVLSVYKDTGDPTYSAEDPFTDLPFYVSPSNFQSNLYEWSQNPIALAYFSNNNQKQYKLFGNVEGSVDVLKDKSLTFRSSLGIEMNFNHNKAFMQNYGDDDGAGNPIDAGLGRINRPNGLNEDRGDDYTLTWNNVFNYNKTIGDHQINALAGTEFITNNGSSINASRRRYEYESDRFQYMNLGGTTQDLWNGGFAQEWALFSLFSSMTYIYKDRYSLTGNIRADASSRFGSDNKWGYFPSVAAGWTVTNEDFFPKNDIVSYLKLRASSGALGNQNIPNYAYLTLFSREGDITRYGNSKYKWESTRQNNIGIDMRLFQNKLELNADLFQKKTNDILLELSLPSLVGDVSPTYVNAGQVDNKGFELNLKFADKIGSDFGYALGGNVTGISNKVVALHENLPRITGTVSRVEVGQSMDTYYGYVMEGIYQNENEITSHLFGISNPLNKPGDVKFKDLNNDGVINDSDRTYIGNSIPKWSYGFFGQVNVKGFDLNVFFQGVGDVDRYNDAMRIVDFDTRPFNYSTRMLDAWDGEGSSNSLPRVAFEDTGISKFSSLYIEDASYLRLKNIELGYSFGKLLSKYKINQARVYVSCQNLFTWTNYKGLDPETTDLIDRGTYPQSKSVLLGINFNF from the coding sequence ATGATAAAATCACAATTTTCCAATCCGTTGGGGACAGTAAGTAAACTTATTGTATGTGGTATATTATCGATTGCACTACCGTATGCAGGTCGTGCAAAAACAAAATCGATCGATGCCACAACATCTGTACAACAAACGTACACAGGTAAAGTATTGGATGATACAGGTCGTGCCTTATTGGGTGCATCTGTGCGTAATCTTACCTCCAATTTAATGACGGCTACCGACCCAGGTGGTATATTCAGTATACAAGGAAAGCCAAATGATGTGCTAGAGATAACATTTACAGGATTTGATAAACAACAGATCACGTTGTCATCGAATACAGCTATAACTGTAACCTTGACTAGTCATAGTCTACAGGTTGACGAAGTGGTAGTGGTCGGCTATAATTCGCTGAAAAAGTCCAACATCAATGGTGCCATAAGTCGGGTCGATATGTCTATTGCTGACAAACGCCGCGTACAAGATATCTCTCAACTTTTGCAAGGCCAGGCTACAGGTATTAACGTTACTCAATCTACAGGTCAACCTGGAGATGATATTGATATCCGCGTACGAGGTGTAGGTACATTAGGCAATAATTCACCTCTGTTTATCGTAGATGGAATTCCTACGACTAACTTTAGTTTTATCAATCCAGCAGATGTAGCCTCTATTTCAGTATTAAAAGATGCGTCAGCTGCCTCTATCTATGGTTCAAGGGCTGCGGCAGGGGTGATCATCGTGACGACCAAAAAAGGCACAGCTGGCAAGACTAAGTTTGACGTCAATCTGTATAGCGGTATACAACAGGTGACCAATCTACCAGTCATGATGAATACGGAACAGTATTTAAATACTGTTGAAAAAGCTTGGAATAACTCCAATTCAACGGGGACAAATCCCTATACGCTACAGAAAGGGCGTACAGATCTGGCAAATACGAATTGGATGAATGAGCTTTTTGAGAATGGCCATACTCAAAGTTTTCAATTAAGTGCTTCTGGAGGTAACGAAAAGGTAACTTACATGTTTTCTTCTGGTTACTTTAATCAAGATGGCATCCTCCGCTTCGATAATGATCGATACAAACGTTTGGAGTTCCGTAGCAATGTGACTGCAAAACTGACAGATCGTATTCAGATCAAATCGAATATCTTATTAAACCATCAAGATAAATTTGTAGTTTCTTCCAAAGGAGATGTACCAGGCATCATTCGTCATGCTTTTTTGAGGCCTCCAGTTCTTTCTGTTTACAAAGATACTGGAGATCCAACCTATTCGGCCGAAGATCCTTTTACTGATTTACCCTTTTATGTCAGTCCTTCAAACTTTCAATCCAATCTCTATGAGTGGAGCCAAAATCCTATAGCTCTTGCTTATTTTTCCAATAACAACCAAAAGCAGTATAAACTCTTTGGAAATGTGGAGGGAAGTGTAGACGTTTTAAAGGATAAGTCTTTGACATTTAGAAGCTCTTTAGGGATAGAGATGAACTTTAATCACAATAAAGCATTCATGCAAAACTATGGAGATGATGATGGGGCAGGAAACCCTATTGATGCGGGATTGGGAAGGATAAATAGACCAAACGGATTGAATGAAGATCGTGGAGATGATTATACATTGACTTGGAATAATGTATTTAATTACAACAAAACCATAGGAGACCACCAGATCAATGCACTGGCGGGGACTGAATTTATTACGAATAATGGAAGTTCGATCAATGCTTCCAGACGTCGATATGAATATGAATCAGATCGTTTTCAATATATGAACTTAGGAGGTACTACCCAGGATCTTTGGAATGGGGGCTTTGCACAGGAATGGGCATTGTTCTCCTTGTTCAGTTCGATGACTTATATCTACAAGGATCGATATAGTTTAACGGGTAATATCCGTGCAGATGCTTCGTCTCGATTTGGTTCGGATAATAAATGGGGATATTTTCCTTCTGTAGCAGCAGGATGGACAGTGACGAATGAGGATTTCTTTCCCAAAAACGATATTGTTTCTTATTTAAAACTGAGAGCCAGCTCGGGTGCATTGGGTAATCAGAACATTCCTAACTATGCCTATTTAACTTTGTTTAGTAGAGAAGGAGATATTACACGATATGGTAACTCCAAGTACAAATGGGAATCCACTCGTCAAAATAATATAGGGATCGATATGCGTTTGTTCCAAAACAAACTGGAACTTAATGCAGATCTATTTCAGAAAAAAACGAATGATATCTTGTTGGAGTTAAGTTTGCCTAGTTTAGTAGGTGATGTGAGTCCAACCTATGTCAATGCGGGACAAGTGGATAACAAAGGTTTTGAGCTAAATCTTAAGTTCGCGGATAAAATCGGTTCTGATTTTGGATATGCCTTAGGGGGAAATGTAACAGGTATAAGCAATAAAGTGGTTGCACTGCATGAGAATCTACCACGAATCACTGGGACTGTATCTCGTGTAGAGGTCGGACAATCTATGGACACGTATTATGGATATGTGATGGAAGGAATCTACCAAAATGAAAATGAGATCACAAGTCACCTTTTTGGAATTAGTAATCCTTTGAACAAACCAGGGGATGTTAAGTTTAAAGATCTGAATAATGATGGTGTGATTAACGATTCTGACCGTACGTATATTGGTAATTCAATTCCTAAATGGAGCTATGGTTTCTTTGGACAGGTAAATGTGAAAGGGTTTGATCTTAATGTGTTTTTTCAAGGAGTAGGTGATGTGGATCGTTACAACGATGCCATGCGTATTGTTGATTTTGATACACGTCCGTTCAATTATTCGACCCGTATGCTGGATGCATGGGATGGAGAGGGTAGTAGCAATAGTTTACCAAGGGTAGCATTTGAAGATACCGGTATCAGCAAGTTCTCTTCTCTTTATATTGAAGATGCCTCCTATCTACGTCTTAAGAATATTGAGTTGGGGTATTCCTTCGGAAAGCTCTTGTCTAAATATAAAATCAATCAGGCGCGTGTATATGTTTCTTGTCAGAATTTGTTTACTTGGACCAATTACAAGGGGTTGGATCCAGAGACTACAGACCTGATTGATAGGGGAACCTACCCTCAGTCTAAATCAGTATTATTAGGTATTAACTTTAATTTTTAG
- a CDS encoding LacI family DNA-binding transcriptional regulator, which yields MSINEIAKYLKVSKSTVSLVINGKAEQGRISKTLEKRILDYVEQIGYKPNALAKSLATGKSHTIGLIVENIGDSFFGPIALYIEAYLRVFDYHVLYSSTMGDSRVASTIIDTMLEKKVEGIILAPTQDLVESVNKIVNSQVPLVIFDRNIPEVEVNYVGTNNYEASREACLHLLGRDFKNVGMVTINSVQPQMAERRKAYEDLLKEKRISTKILSVPFENYKSQAITEIRAWLKKNPDLDAIYFTTNYLCIAGLKAIEMCKTQNKQYGVIAFDDHDLFDLMNPPISCIHQPLELLAKHTVDLLLQQINDGSSPISKIIIPSNLIVRNSSC from the coding sequence ATGTCTATTAATGAAATCGCAAAATATTTAAAAGTATCCAAATCTACCGTTTCATTGGTCATTAACGGAAAAGCAGAGCAGGGGCGTATTAGCAAAACTCTGGAGAAGCGGATATTGGATTATGTTGAGCAAATCGGATACAAACCCAATGCTTTAGCCAAAAGTTTGGCTACAGGAAAATCACACACGATTGGTTTGATTGTAGAGAATATTGGAGATTCTTTTTTTGGACCTATTGCATTGTATATTGAAGCGTATCTCCGTGTGTTTGATTACCATGTCCTGTACAGCAGTACGATGGGAGACAGTCGCGTAGCGTCTACAATTATTGATACGATGCTAGAGAAGAAGGTCGAGGGAATTATCCTAGCACCGACACAAGACTTGGTGGAAAGTGTCAATAAGATTGTCAATAGTCAGGTACCGTTGGTCATTTTTGATCGCAATATTCCTGAAGTAGAGGTTAATTATGTGGGAACTAATAACTATGAGGCGAGTCGTGAGGCATGCCTGCACTTATTAGGGCGTGATTTCAAGAATGTAGGTATGGTAACGATCAATTCCGTACAACCCCAAATGGCGGAGCGCCGTAAAGCATATGAGGATTTGTTGAAAGAGAAGAGGATATCAACCAAGATACTTTCGGTACCTTTTGAAAATTATAAATCACAAGCGATAACCGAAATACGAGCATGGCTTAAGAAAAATCCAGATCTGGATGCCATCTATTTTACAACCAATTATCTATGTATTGCAGGACTCAAAGCTATTGAGATGTGCAAAACACAGAACAAACAGTATGGTGTCATTGCTTTTGATGATCATGATCTCTTTGACCTTATGAATCCTCCAATATCGTGTATACATCAGCCGCTGGAACTTTTGGCTAAACATACAGTAGACTTACTTTTACAGCAGATTAATGATGGAAGTAGCCCTATTTCCAAAATCATAATTCCTTCCAACCTTATCGTTAGAAATAGCTCCTGTTAA